In Campylobacter concisus, a single window of DNA contains:
- the sdhE gene encoding 8-methylmenaquinol:fumarate reductase membrane anchor subunit produces MQNEFAFFPGCVLSQAAKEAKMSLEAIAPILGWKLHEIRGWSCCGAQQAQDVDPIATLVANARNIALAEQMNMPMLTTCSTCMLTLTRAKSTLDKGAKDRINTFLAEGNMKYNGSIEITSLLWVLYQNVETLRAKVVKPLSGLKVALFYGCHSLRPEKDLHNRESSVNPKSFETVVGALGATIVPFEKRLDCCGFHASYPAGTSVRKMSSQIVNNADENGADVVVTPCPLCQMQLDIYQERYQDENHSNVRKPIIHLSQLVGLALGLSVEDLGLDLNIIDATKIA; encoded by the coding sequence ATGCAAAACGAATTCGCTTTTTTTCCAGGATGCGTACTCTCTCAAGCAGCTAAAGAGGCTAAGATGTCGCTTGAGGCTATCGCTCCGATACTTGGCTGGAAGCTTCACGAGATAAGGGGCTGGAGCTGCTGTGGTGCCCAACAAGCACAAGACGTAGATCCTATCGCTACGCTTGTAGCAAATGCTAGAAACATAGCGCTTGCAGAGCAGATGAATATGCCGATGCTTACGACATGTTCAACTTGTATGCTAACTCTAACAAGAGCAAAAAGCACGCTTGATAAGGGTGCAAAGGACCGCATAAATACTTTCTTGGCTGAGGGTAATATGAAATACAATGGCTCAATTGAGATCACAAGCCTTCTTTGGGTGCTTTATCAAAACGTAGAAACGCTAAGAGCAAAGGTTGTTAAACCACTTAGCGGGCTAAAAGTAGCGCTATTTTACGGCTGCCACAGCCTAAGACCTGAAAAAGATCTACATAATAGAGAAAGCTCAGTCAATCCAAAGAGCTTTGAAACCGTTGTAGGCGCACTTGGTGCTACTATTGTGCCATTTGAGAAAAGACTTGACTGCTGTGGATTCCACGCTAGCTACCCAGCTGGCACATCTGTAAGAAAAATGTCAAGCCAGATCGTAAATAACGCCGATGAAAACGGCGCTGACGTAGTTGTCACACCATGCCCGCTTTGTCAAATGCAACTTGACATCTACCAAGAGAGATATCAAGATGAAAACCACTCAAACGTGAGAAAGCCAATCATTCACCTATCTCAGCTTGTAGGTCTTGCACTTGGTCTATCTGTTGAAGATCTTGGACTTGATCTAAACATCATCGACGCTACCAAGATAGCTTAA